Proteins from a single region of Salinibacter grassmerensis:
- a CDS encoding hybrid sensor histidine kinase/response regulator transcription factor, translated as MTAPPEADSDGLAVRAWSGLWGTAVGAALLGLGLLVTGRLVGLAASWWGGVLLAGSGIGAMALLHGRRLRRMRRRAEARIDAAREERDAAEEALDTATNRVETLDEMRTAKSQFLEEISHAFRRPLTLTLGPIDTLLDGRYGALGDEVRTQLRLAERSGTRLLWLVNQLLDLAELETGRMSLTPTDGDLPSFVVRGVRSFEALAERRNVRLHFESTLDDPVAWFDEEKMETMLANLLSSALRAAAEDGTIQVTVRSCSPPAGVEEETDGLELVAEHTGEQGHPPADDDLWRTRDDQSLQAPDRIGTRLGLHLVDGLATLHGGTLQIDHAADGTVRYAVRLPRRPPGHDLPVSGASGAHPGASSADTREASPENDFGQDPLVLSREALSSRTDTSAPAPNTPAESPDEDRTTVLVIDDNSVVCTLVRTHLEPEYRVEEAHDGAEGYTLARTLLPDLVISDVMMPEVDGFELCRKIKEDPDIDHVPVVFLTARADLEDKVEGLDVGADAYLTKPFEPEALIAHIENLIATRRTLRESFGERGGAAAESQNAADERSDGAEKANEELPPTAEAAPLPDRIEEAIAEHLTDPDFGVSELAAATALSASQLRRRMKEAYDRTPVQLIRRRRLEAGAQLLQEREDVTIGEVAYAVGFNSQSYFSRSFRDEFGVPPSQHRGEGAAV; from the coding sequence ATGACTGCTCCCCCCGAGGCTGATTCCGATGGCCTCGCCGTTCGAGCATGGTCTGGACTGTGGGGGACGGCCGTGGGTGCTGCGCTCCTCGGGCTCGGGCTTCTCGTGACCGGACGCCTAGTGGGATTGGCCGCATCCTGGTGGGGGGGTGTGCTACTCGCCGGGAGCGGGATCGGGGCGATGGCGCTCCTGCACGGGCGCCGCCTGCGCCGGATGCGTCGGCGAGCGGAAGCCCGCATCGACGCGGCCCGCGAAGAACGAGACGCGGCCGAGGAGGCGCTCGACACGGCCACCAACCGGGTTGAGACGCTCGACGAGATGCGCACGGCCAAGTCGCAGTTCCTCGAAGAGATCAGCCACGCATTTCGGCGCCCACTGACCCTCACCCTCGGTCCCATCGACACCCTCCTGGATGGGCGCTACGGGGCCCTTGGCGACGAGGTGCGGACGCAGCTCCGCCTCGCGGAGCGGAGCGGAACGCGCCTCCTGTGGCTCGTGAACCAGCTGCTGGACCTGGCAGAGTTGGAAACGGGCCGTATGTCCCTCACGCCCACCGACGGTGACCTGCCGTCGTTCGTGGTCCGGGGCGTTCGGTCCTTCGAGGCCCTTGCCGAGCGTCGAAATGTGCGTCTCCACTTCGAGTCGACCCTCGACGATCCCGTTGCCTGGTTCGACGAAGAAAAGATGGAGACGATGCTTGCCAACCTGCTCTCCAGCGCCCTCCGCGCCGCGGCGGAAGACGGCACGATCCAGGTGACCGTCCGCTCCTGCTCCCCCCCGGCGGGCGTCGAAGAAGAGACGGATGGCCTTGAACTCGTCGCCGAGCACACGGGGGAGCAGGGGCATCCACCCGCGGACGACGATCTGTGGAGGACGCGCGACGATCAATCTCTCCAGGCGCCAGATCGCATCGGCACGCGGCTCGGGCTGCACCTCGTGGACGGGTTGGCCACCCTGCACGGCGGCACCTTGCAGATCGACCACGCGGCCGACGGCACGGTGCGATACGCCGTCCGGCTGCCCCGGCGTCCCCCGGGCCACGATCTTCCCGTGTCGGGCGCGTCGGGCGCGCACCCGGGGGCATCCTCGGCCGACACGAGAGAGGCGTCTCCGGAGAACGACTTTGGCCAGGACCCCCTGGTGCTCTCCCGCGAGGCCCTGTCCAGCCGGACGGACACGTCGGCCCCGGCCCCGAACACACCCGCCGAGTCGCCGGATGAGGACCGGACGACCGTGCTGGTGATCGACGACAACTCGGTCGTCTGCACTCTCGTCCGGACCCACCTGGAGCCAGAGTACCGGGTGGAGGAGGCCCACGACGGGGCGGAGGGGTACACCCTCGCCCGGACGCTGCTGCCAGACCTGGTGATTAGTGACGTGATGATGCCGGAGGTGGATGGGTTCGAACTGTGCCGGAAGATCAAAGAGGATCCCGACATCGACCACGTGCCGGTGGTCTTTCTCACCGCACGGGCTGACCTGGAGGACAAGGTCGAGGGCCTCGACGTGGGCGCCGATGCCTATCTCACCAAGCCCTTCGAGCCGGAGGCACTGATTGCACACATCGAGAACCTCATTGCCACACGACGAACGCTCCGGGAGTCGTTCGGCGAAAGGGGGGGCGCGGCGGCAGAATCCCAAAATGCCGCGGATGAGAGAAGCGACGGGGCCGAGAAGGCGAACGAGGAGCTCCCCCCGACCGCCGAGGCTGCCCCGCTGCCGGACCGAATTGAGGAAGCGATCGCGGAGCACCTCACCGACCCCGACTTCGGGGTGTCGGAGCTGGCGGCGGCGACGGCCCTGAGCGCCTCTCAGTTGCGGCGCCGGATGAAGGAGGCCTACGACCGCACGCCGGTGCAGCTCATTCGCCGTCGTCGGCTGGAGGCCGGGGCGCAGCTGCTCCAAGAGCGGGAGGACGTGACGATCGGAGAGGTGGCCTACGCGGTCGGCTTCAACAGCCAGTCGTATTTCTCCCGCTCGTTCCGGGACGAGTTCGGCGTGCCACCGTCGCAGCACCGGGGGGAAGGCGCGGCTGTGTAA